The following coding sequences lie in one Micropterus dolomieu isolate WLL.071019.BEF.003 ecotype Adirondacks linkage group LG15, ASM2129224v1, whole genome shotgun sequence genomic window:
- the znf451 gene encoding E3 SUMO-protein ligase ZNF451 isoform X1 produces MSSPIQAEEDEVEEVEFVSEGSLRPVLDCIDLLSESEDEGCSSLVGTVEDKISCHKARVTSTLDRLAHQVALEKKERADKCRAFKEKQILQKAHGQQELAVSSTNGINQEAKRCVDMWLKMPGPQPGMISGGFGRRHRPASFPRNSSTRHTCPVINCGRVYDNGSLLEGHLKRFDHSPCDPTINLKGCPSELIACATCGQNFQTKEAWRRHLESKLSSSTAGGHSITQSYQRIVCFACPACYFLFNLRDECLKHMSAKNHFTESLAMNETRGRALPVPIPQYVKNRLIALCKDVTFNVRCSLCHKVLISHQAAQAHFNVHCRHGCAVAKADKTVVQVMKELQVQGQCSLCCKIFLSQAEIERHKECTQHDVEVNQTMEKAVLQYCRFSEIQHTQRAIEAPGRRQSEMSFQQRNKKRSRCEEFPAKRQRLSLSVNGSTSRNVATAWCCECGVQFSEEAAARNHLLAVNQVFHQCGVCGKLMGESSITRLHMSRFHGGAHLSNFLFFCRKCNVEMPRYEDILSHVSEAHSGHTYYTEQEVPEELAMVIDDKPSTSKEGTRRSSSTKSALQQDIVEMSTSKAEETWMCRMCEDTFDSEADVHKHCSDVSSHSYQRFICGHCPQKFFKESTVRRHCMNEHDGQIKSSHFCGLCDSMQFESEGKFLEHYKSLHSKDYYCMDDVEVVQPAVAAGTSQPSCPCMGSEKSKEDMKATYTQCMRDLATEGKCQYVCAPCGISLPSYAHMKTHVHTKHAALKLDKTFDVECNACQERFTDVPSFHKHHHSQHCTLEPCRSSRTCGKDMKSEPTAVKIVNAVEIKPEDANEIEDETLVFFNMDQANEESEAPENDSEEEMNHSPSFSAEEARESAVKYYTVIHFYCREFEPDKHSSYVDLDGEELEEALKRSLLEF; encoded by the exons ATGTCTTCTCCAATCCAAGCAGAGGAGGATGAGGTGGAAGAAGTGGAGTTTGTGTCA GAGGGTTCTCTCAGACCAGTATTGGATTGTATTGATCTGCTGAGTGAGAGTGAGGATGAGGGATGTTCATCACTGGTAGGCACA GTTGAAGATAAAATCAGCTGCCATAAAGCGCGTGTTACATCTACCCTGGACAGACTAGCGCACCAGGTGGCTCTAGAGAAAAAGGAAAGGGCTGATAAATGTAGAGCGTTCAAG gAGAAGCAAATCTTACAGAAAGCTCATGGGCAGCAGGAGCTGGCTGTTAGTTCTACCAATGGAATAAATCAGGAAGCAAAGCGCTGTGTAGACATGTGGCTAAAGAtgccag GTCCTCAACCTGGAATGATCAGTGGTGGTTTTGGAAGAAGACACCGACCTGCTTCTTTCCCCAGAAATAGTTCAACTAGACATACTTGTCCAGTGATAAACTGTGGTCGAGTTTATGACAATGGGTCTCTCCTCGAGGGGCACTTAAAAAG GTTTGATCACTCGCCCTGTGACCCAACGATCAACCTCAAAGGATGTCCTTCCGAGCTCATCGCCTGTGCTACCTGCGGTCAAAATTTTCAAACTAAAGAAGCATGGAGAAGACATCTTGAGTCTAAG CTGTCATCATCTACTGCTGGTGGTCACAGCATCACGCAGAGCTATCAGCGGATCGTGTGTTTTGCCTGTCCTGCCTGCTACTTCCTCTTCAACCTCCGAGATGAGTGTCTTAAGCACATGTCAGCCAAAAACCACTTCACAGAGTCACTGGCCATGAATG aAACCAGAGGAAGAGCACTGCCAGTTCCCATCCCACAATATGTGAAGAATCGTCTCATCGCCCTGTGCAAGGATGTGACGTTCAATGTCCGATGCTCTTTATGTCACAAAGTGCTGATCTCGCATCAGGCAGCTCAAGCTCACTTTAA tgtgcACTGCAGACATGGCTGTGCAGTGGCCAAAGCTGATAAAACAGTAGTGCAGGTAATGAAAGAGCTGCAAGTGCAAGGTCAGTGCTCCCTCTGCTGCAAAATCTTCCTCAGCCAAGCTGAAATTGAGAGACACAAAGAATGCACCCAGCATGATGTGGAGGTCAACCAAACAATGGAGAAAGCAGTCCTCCAGTACTGCAGGTTTAGTGAAATTCAACACACCCAGAGGGCTATAGAGGCACCGGGCAGGAGACAGTCTGAAATGTCTTTTCAACAAAGAAACAAGAAGAGGAGCCGCTGTGAAGAATTTCCAGCCAAACGGCAGAGACTAAGCTTGAGCGTGAATGGTAGCACTAGCAGAAATGTAGCAACAGCATGGTGCTGCGAGTGTGGCGTGCAGTTCTCAGAGGAGGCTGCAGCCAGGAATCATCTATTGGCTGTGAACCAGGTTTTCCATCAGTGTGGCGTGTGTGGCAAACTCATGGGAGAGTCCTCAATAACCCGCCTGCATATGAGTCGCTTTCACGGGGGAGCTCATCTCTccaacttcctcttcttctgccgCAAGTGCAACGTGGAAATGCCTCGGTACGAAGACATCCTGTCGCACGTATCCGAAGCTCACAGCGGACACACCTACTACACTGAACAAGAAGTGCCCGAGGAGCTTGCCATGGTCATCGATGACAAGCCGTCCACCAGCAAAGAAGGCACCCGACGTTCATCCTCCACGAAATCCGCACTCCAGCAGGACATAGTAGAGATGTCTACTTCAAAAGCAGAGGAGACTTGGATGTGCAGGATGTGCGAGGACACCTTTGACTCAGAGGCAGACGTCCACAAACACTGCAGTGACGTGAGCAGTCACAGCTATCAGAGGTTCATCTGCGGACACTGCCCTCAGAAGTTCTTTAAAGAGTCCACGGTGCGTAGACATTGCATGAACGAGCATGACGGGCAGATAAAGAGCTCCCACTTCTGCGGACTCTGCGACAGCATGCAGTTTGAATCCGAGGGCAAGTTCTTGGAGCACTATAAGAGTCTTCACAGTAAGGACTACTACTGCATGGATGATGTTGAAGTTGTTCAGCCTGCTGTTGCTGCAGGGACCAGTCAGCCTTCGTGCCCGTGCATGGGTTCAGAGAAGAGCAAAGAGGACATGAAAGCTACATACACGCAATGCATGAGGGATCTGGCCACGGAAGGGAAatgtcagtatgtgtgtgctcCTTGTGGCATATCTCTGCCTTCCTACGCACATATGAAGACTCACGTCCACACAAAGCACGCCGCTTTGAAACTGGACAAGACCTTCGACGTAGAATGCAACGCATGCCAGGAGAGGTTTACAGATGTGCCAAGTTTCCATAAACACCATCATTCCCAACACTGCACGCTGGAGCCTTGCAGGAGCTCCAGGACCTGCGGTAAAGACATGAAATCAGAGCCCACTGCTGTCAAGATAGTCAATGCTGTGGAGATCAAACCAGAAGACGCCAATG AGATTGAAGATGAAACACTGGTGTTTTTCAACATGGATCAGGCAAATGAAGAGAGTGAAGCACCTGAAA acgATTCAGAGGAGGAGATGAACCATTCACCTTCTTTCAGTGCAGAAGAAGCAAGAGAGTCTGCAG TGAAATATTACACAGTGATTCACTTTTACTGCAGAGAATTTGAGCCTGATAAACATTCCTCGTATGTTGACCTTGATGGGGAAG AGTTGGAGGAAGCTCTTAAAAGAAGTCTTCTGGAGTTTTAA
- the znf451 gene encoding E3 SUMO-protein ligase ZNF451 isoform X2, whose amino-acid sequence MSSPIQAEEDEVEEVEFVSEGSLRPVLDCIDLLSESEDEGCSSLVEDKISCHKARVTSTLDRLAHQVALEKKERADKCRAFKEKQILQKAHGQQELAVSSTNGINQEAKRCVDMWLKMPGPQPGMISGGFGRRHRPASFPRNSSTRHTCPVINCGRVYDNGSLLEGHLKRFDHSPCDPTINLKGCPSELIACATCGQNFQTKEAWRRHLESKLSSSTAGGHSITQSYQRIVCFACPACYFLFNLRDECLKHMSAKNHFTESLAMNETRGRALPVPIPQYVKNRLIALCKDVTFNVRCSLCHKVLISHQAAQAHFNVHCRHGCAVAKADKTVVQVMKELQVQGQCSLCCKIFLSQAEIERHKECTQHDVEVNQTMEKAVLQYCRFSEIQHTQRAIEAPGRRQSEMSFQQRNKKRSRCEEFPAKRQRLSLSVNGSTSRNVATAWCCECGVQFSEEAAARNHLLAVNQVFHQCGVCGKLMGESSITRLHMSRFHGGAHLSNFLFFCRKCNVEMPRYEDILSHVSEAHSGHTYYTEQEVPEELAMVIDDKPSTSKEGTRRSSSTKSALQQDIVEMSTSKAEETWMCRMCEDTFDSEADVHKHCSDVSSHSYQRFICGHCPQKFFKESTVRRHCMNEHDGQIKSSHFCGLCDSMQFESEGKFLEHYKSLHSKDYYCMDDVEVVQPAVAAGTSQPSCPCMGSEKSKEDMKATYTQCMRDLATEGKCQYVCAPCGISLPSYAHMKTHVHTKHAALKLDKTFDVECNACQERFTDVPSFHKHHHSQHCTLEPCRSSRTCGKDMKSEPTAVKIVNAVEIKPEDANEIEDETLVFFNMDQANEESEAPENDSEEEMNHSPSFSAEEARESAVKYYTVIHFYCREFEPDKHSSYVDLDGEELEEALKRSLLEF is encoded by the exons ATGTCTTCTCCAATCCAAGCAGAGGAGGATGAGGTGGAAGAAGTGGAGTTTGTGTCA GAGGGTTCTCTCAGACCAGTATTGGATTGTATTGATCTGCTGAGTGAGAGTGAGGATGAGGGATGTTCATCACTG GTTGAAGATAAAATCAGCTGCCATAAAGCGCGTGTTACATCTACCCTGGACAGACTAGCGCACCAGGTGGCTCTAGAGAAAAAGGAAAGGGCTGATAAATGTAGAGCGTTCAAG gAGAAGCAAATCTTACAGAAAGCTCATGGGCAGCAGGAGCTGGCTGTTAGTTCTACCAATGGAATAAATCAGGAAGCAAAGCGCTGTGTAGACATGTGGCTAAAGAtgccag GTCCTCAACCTGGAATGATCAGTGGTGGTTTTGGAAGAAGACACCGACCTGCTTCTTTCCCCAGAAATAGTTCAACTAGACATACTTGTCCAGTGATAAACTGTGGTCGAGTTTATGACAATGGGTCTCTCCTCGAGGGGCACTTAAAAAG GTTTGATCACTCGCCCTGTGACCCAACGATCAACCTCAAAGGATGTCCTTCCGAGCTCATCGCCTGTGCTACCTGCGGTCAAAATTTTCAAACTAAAGAAGCATGGAGAAGACATCTTGAGTCTAAG CTGTCATCATCTACTGCTGGTGGTCACAGCATCACGCAGAGCTATCAGCGGATCGTGTGTTTTGCCTGTCCTGCCTGCTACTTCCTCTTCAACCTCCGAGATGAGTGTCTTAAGCACATGTCAGCCAAAAACCACTTCACAGAGTCACTGGCCATGAATG aAACCAGAGGAAGAGCACTGCCAGTTCCCATCCCACAATATGTGAAGAATCGTCTCATCGCCCTGTGCAAGGATGTGACGTTCAATGTCCGATGCTCTTTATGTCACAAAGTGCTGATCTCGCATCAGGCAGCTCAAGCTCACTTTAA tgtgcACTGCAGACATGGCTGTGCAGTGGCCAAAGCTGATAAAACAGTAGTGCAGGTAATGAAAGAGCTGCAAGTGCAAGGTCAGTGCTCCCTCTGCTGCAAAATCTTCCTCAGCCAAGCTGAAATTGAGAGACACAAAGAATGCACCCAGCATGATGTGGAGGTCAACCAAACAATGGAGAAAGCAGTCCTCCAGTACTGCAGGTTTAGTGAAATTCAACACACCCAGAGGGCTATAGAGGCACCGGGCAGGAGACAGTCTGAAATGTCTTTTCAACAAAGAAACAAGAAGAGGAGCCGCTGTGAAGAATTTCCAGCCAAACGGCAGAGACTAAGCTTGAGCGTGAATGGTAGCACTAGCAGAAATGTAGCAACAGCATGGTGCTGCGAGTGTGGCGTGCAGTTCTCAGAGGAGGCTGCAGCCAGGAATCATCTATTGGCTGTGAACCAGGTTTTCCATCAGTGTGGCGTGTGTGGCAAACTCATGGGAGAGTCCTCAATAACCCGCCTGCATATGAGTCGCTTTCACGGGGGAGCTCATCTCTccaacttcctcttcttctgccgCAAGTGCAACGTGGAAATGCCTCGGTACGAAGACATCCTGTCGCACGTATCCGAAGCTCACAGCGGACACACCTACTACACTGAACAAGAAGTGCCCGAGGAGCTTGCCATGGTCATCGATGACAAGCCGTCCACCAGCAAAGAAGGCACCCGACGTTCATCCTCCACGAAATCCGCACTCCAGCAGGACATAGTAGAGATGTCTACTTCAAAAGCAGAGGAGACTTGGATGTGCAGGATGTGCGAGGACACCTTTGACTCAGAGGCAGACGTCCACAAACACTGCAGTGACGTGAGCAGTCACAGCTATCAGAGGTTCATCTGCGGACACTGCCCTCAGAAGTTCTTTAAAGAGTCCACGGTGCGTAGACATTGCATGAACGAGCATGACGGGCAGATAAAGAGCTCCCACTTCTGCGGACTCTGCGACAGCATGCAGTTTGAATCCGAGGGCAAGTTCTTGGAGCACTATAAGAGTCTTCACAGTAAGGACTACTACTGCATGGATGATGTTGAAGTTGTTCAGCCTGCTGTTGCTGCAGGGACCAGTCAGCCTTCGTGCCCGTGCATGGGTTCAGAGAAGAGCAAAGAGGACATGAAAGCTACATACACGCAATGCATGAGGGATCTGGCCACGGAAGGGAAatgtcagtatgtgtgtgctcCTTGTGGCATATCTCTGCCTTCCTACGCACATATGAAGACTCACGTCCACACAAAGCACGCCGCTTTGAAACTGGACAAGACCTTCGACGTAGAATGCAACGCATGCCAGGAGAGGTTTACAGATGTGCCAAGTTTCCATAAACACCATCATTCCCAACACTGCACGCTGGAGCCTTGCAGGAGCTCCAGGACCTGCGGTAAAGACATGAAATCAGAGCCCACTGCTGTCAAGATAGTCAATGCTGTGGAGATCAAACCAGAAGACGCCAATG AGATTGAAGATGAAACACTGGTGTTTTTCAACATGGATCAGGCAAATGAAGAGAGTGAAGCACCTGAAA acgATTCAGAGGAGGAGATGAACCATTCACCTTCTTTCAGTGCAGAAGAAGCAAGAGAGTCTGCAG TGAAATATTACACAGTGATTCACTTTTACTGCAGAGAATTTGAGCCTGATAAACATTCCTCGTATGTTGACCTTGATGGGGAAG AGTTGGAGGAAGCTCTTAAAAGAAGTCTTCTGGAGTTTTAA
- the znf451 gene encoding E3 SUMO-protein ligase ZNF451 isoform X3 has translation MSSPIQAEEDEVEEVEFVSEGSLRPVLDCIDLLSESEDEGCSSLVGTVEDKISCHKARVTSTLDRLAHQVALEKKERADKCRAFKEKQILQKAHGQQELAVSSTNGINQEAKRCVDMWLKMPGPQPGMISGGFGRRHRPASFPRNSSTRHTCPVINCGRVYDNGSLLEGHLKRFDHSPCDPTINLKGCPSELIACATCGQNFQTKEAWRRHLESKLSSSTAGGHSITQSYQRIVCFACPACYFLFNLRDECLKHMSAKNHFTESLAMNETRGRALPVPIPQYVKNRLIALCKDVTFNVRCSLCHKVLISHQAAQAHFNVHCRHGCAVAKADKTVVQVMKELQVQGQCSLCCKIFLSQAEIERHKECTQHDVEVNQTMEKAVLQYCRFSEIQHTQRAIEAPGRRQSEMSFQQRNKKRSRCEEFPAKRQRLSLSVNGSTSRNVATAWCCECGVQFSEEAAARNHLLAVNQVFHQCGVCGKLMGESSITRLHMSRFHGGAHLSNFLFFCRKCNVEMPRYEDILSHVSEAHSGHTYYTEQEVPEELAMVIDDKPSTSKEGTRRSSSTKSALQQDIVEMSTSKAEETWMCRMCEDTFDSEADVHKHCSDVSSHSYQRFICGHCPQKFFKESTVRRHCMNEHDGQIKSSHFCGLCDSMQFESEGKFLEHYKSLHSKDYYCMDDVEVVQPAVAAGTSQPSCPCMGSEKSKEDMKATYTQCMRDLATEGKCQYVCAPCGISLPSYAHMKTHVHTKHAALKLDKTFDVECNACQERFTDVPSFHKHHHSQHCTLEPCRSSRTCGKDMKSEPTAVKIVNAVEIKPEDANEIEDETLVFFNMDQANEESEAPENDSEEEMNHSPSFSAEEARESAELEEALKRSLLEF, from the exons ATGTCTTCTCCAATCCAAGCAGAGGAGGATGAGGTGGAAGAAGTGGAGTTTGTGTCA GAGGGTTCTCTCAGACCAGTATTGGATTGTATTGATCTGCTGAGTGAGAGTGAGGATGAGGGATGTTCATCACTGGTAGGCACA GTTGAAGATAAAATCAGCTGCCATAAAGCGCGTGTTACATCTACCCTGGACAGACTAGCGCACCAGGTGGCTCTAGAGAAAAAGGAAAGGGCTGATAAATGTAGAGCGTTCAAG gAGAAGCAAATCTTACAGAAAGCTCATGGGCAGCAGGAGCTGGCTGTTAGTTCTACCAATGGAATAAATCAGGAAGCAAAGCGCTGTGTAGACATGTGGCTAAAGAtgccag GTCCTCAACCTGGAATGATCAGTGGTGGTTTTGGAAGAAGACACCGACCTGCTTCTTTCCCCAGAAATAGTTCAACTAGACATACTTGTCCAGTGATAAACTGTGGTCGAGTTTATGACAATGGGTCTCTCCTCGAGGGGCACTTAAAAAG GTTTGATCACTCGCCCTGTGACCCAACGATCAACCTCAAAGGATGTCCTTCCGAGCTCATCGCCTGTGCTACCTGCGGTCAAAATTTTCAAACTAAAGAAGCATGGAGAAGACATCTTGAGTCTAAG CTGTCATCATCTACTGCTGGTGGTCACAGCATCACGCAGAGCTATCAGCGGATCGTGTGTTTTGCCTGTCCTGCCTGCTACTTCCTCTTCAACCTCCGAGATGAGTGTCTTAAGCACATGTCAGCCAAAAACCACTTCACAGAGTCACTGGCCATGAATG aAACCAGAGGAAGAGCACTGCCAGTTCCCATCCCACAATATGTGAAGAATCGTCTCATCGCCCTGTGCAAGGATGTGACGTTCAATGTCCGATGCTCTTTATGTCACAAAGTGCTGATCTCGCATCAGGCAGCTCAAGCTCACTTTAA tgtgcACTGCAGACATGGCTGTGCAGTGGCCAAAGCTGATAAAACAGTAGTGCAGGTAATGAAAGAGCTGCAAGTGCAAGGTCAGTGCTCCCTCTGCTGCAAAATCTTCCTCAGCCAAGCTGAAATTGAGAGACACAAAGAATGCACCCAGCATGATGTGGAGGTCAACCAAACAATGGAGAAAGCAGTCCTCCAGTACTGCAGGTTTAGTGAAATTCAACACACCCAGAGGGCTATAGAGGCACCGGGCAGGAGACAGTCTGAAATGTCTTTTCAACAAAGAAACAAGAAGAGGAGCCGCTGTGAAGAATTTCCAGCCAAACGGCAGAGACTAAGCTTGAGCGTGAATGGTAGCACTAGCAGAAATGTAGCAACAGCATGGTGCTGCGAGTGTGGCGTGCAGTTCTCAGAGGAGGCTGCAGCCAGGAATCATCTATTGGCTGTGAACCAGGTTTTCCATCAGTGTGGCGTGTGTGGCAAACTCATGGGAGAGTCCTCAATAACCCGCCTGCATATGAGTCGCTTTCACGGGGGAGCTCATCTCTccaacttcctcttcttctgccgCAAGTGCAACGTGGAAATGCCTCGGTACGAAGACATCCTGTCGCACGTATCCGAAGCTCACAGCGGACACACCTACTACACTGAACAAGAAGTGCCCGAGGAGCTTGCCATGGTCATCGATGACAAGCCGTCCACCAGCAAAGAAGGCACCCGACGTTCATCCTCCACGAAATCCGCACTCCAGCAGGACATAGTAGAGATGTCTACTTCAAAAGCAGAGGAGACTTGGATGTGCAGGATGTGCGAGGACACCTTTGACTCAGAGGCAGACGTCCACAAACACTGCAGTGACGTGAGCAGTCACAGCTATCAGAGGTTCATCTGCGGACACTGCCCTCAGAAGTTCTTTAAAGAGTCCACGGTGCGTAGACATTGCATGAACGAGCATGACGGGCAGATAAAGAGCTCCCACTTCTGCGGACTCTGCGACAGCATGCAGTTTGAATCCGAGGGCAAGTTCTTGGAGCACTATAAGAGTCTTCACAGTAAGGACTACTACTGCATGGATGATGTTGAAGTTGTTCAGCCTGCTGTTGCTGCAGGGACCAGTCAGCCTTCGTGCCCGTGCATGGGTTCAGAGAAGAGCAAAGAGGACATGAAAGCTACATACACGCAATGCATGAGGGATCTGGCCACGGAAGGGAAatgtcagtatgtgtgtgctcCTTGTGGCATATCTCTGCCTTCCTACGCACATATGAAGACTCACGTCCACACAAAGCACGCCGCTTTGAAACTGGACAAGACCTTCGACGTAGAATGCAACGCATGCCAGGAGAGGTTTACAGATGTGCCAAGTTTCCATAAACACCATCATTCCCAACACTGCACGCTGGAGCCTTGCAGGAGCTCCAGGACCTGCGGTAAAGACATGAAATCAGAGCCCACTGCTGTCAAGATAGTCAATGCTGTGGAGATCAAACCAGAAGACGCCAATG AGATTGAAGATGAAACACTGGTGTTTTTCAACATGGATCAGGCAAATGAAGAGAGTGAAGCACCTGAAA acgATTCAGAGGAGGAGATGAACCATTCACCTTCTTTCAGTGCAGAAGAAGCAAGAGAGTCTGCAG AGTTGGAGGAAGCTCTTAAAAGAAGTCTTCTGGAGTTTTAA
- the znf451 gene encoding E3 SUMO-protein ligase ZNF451 isoform X4 has product MSSPIQAEEDEVEEVEFVSEGSLRPVLDCIDLLSESEDEGCSSLVEDKISCHKARVTSTLDRLAHQVALEKKERADKCRAFKEKQILQKAHGQQELAVSSTNGINQEAKRCVDMWLKMPGPQPGMISGGFGRRHRPASFPRNSSTRHTCPVINCGRVYDNGSLLEGHLKRFDHSPCDPTINLKGCPSELIACATCGQNFQTKEAWRRHLESKLSSSTAGGHSITQSYQRIVCFACPACYFLFNLRDECLKHMSAKNHFTESLAMNETRGRALPVPIPQYVKNRLIALCKDVTFNVRCSLCHKVLISHQAAQAHFNVHCRHGCAVAKADKTVVQVMKELQVQGQCSLCCKIFLSQAEIERHKECTQHDVEVNQTMEKAVLQYCRFSEIQHTQRAIEAPGRRQSEMSFQQRNKKRSRCEEFPAKRQRLSLSVNGSTSRNVATAWCCECGVQFSEEAAARNHLLAVNQVFHQCGVCGKLMGESSITRLHMSRFHGGAHLSNFLFFCRKCNVEMPRYEDILSHVSEAHSGHTYYTEQEVPEELAMVIDDKPSTSKEGTRRSSSTKSALQQDIVEMSTSKAEETWMCRMCEDTFDSEADVHKHCSDVSSHSYQRFICGHCPQKFFKESTVRRHCMNEHDGQIKSSHFCGLCDSMQFESEGKFLEHYKSLHSKDYYCMDDVEVVQPAVAAGTSQPSCPCMGSEKSKEDMKATYTQCMRDLATEGKCQYVCAPCGISLPSYAHMKTHVHTKHAALKLDKTFDVECNACQERFTDVPSFHKHHHSQHCTLEPCRSSRTCGKDMKSEPTAVKIVNAVEIKPEDANEIEDETLVFFNMDQANEESEAPENDSEEEMNHSPSFSAEEARESAELEEALKRSLLEF; this is encoded by the exons ATGTCTTCTCCAATCCAAGCAGAGGAGGATGAGGTGGAAGAAGTGGAGTTTGTGTCA GAGGGTTCTCTCAGACCAGTATTGGATTGTATTGATCTGCTGAGTGAGAGTGAGGATGAGGGATGTTCATCACTG GTTGAAGATAAAATCAGCTGCCATAAAGCGCGTGTTACATCTACCCTGGACAGACTAGCGCACCAGGTGGCTCTAGAGAAAAAGGAAAGGGCTGATAAATGTAGAGCGTTCAAG gAGAAGCAAATCTTACAGAAAGCTCATGGGCAGCAGGAGCTGGCTGTTAGTTCTACCAATGGAATAAATCAGGAAGCAAAGCGCTGTGTAGACATGTGGCTAAAGAtgccag GTCCTCAACCTGGAATGATCAGTGGTGGTTTTGGAAGAAGACACCGACCTGCTTCTTTCCCCAGAAATAGTTCAACTAGACATACTTGTCCAGTGATAAACTGTGGTCGAGTTTATGACAATGGGTCTCTCCTCGAGGGGCACTTAAAAAG GTTTGATCACTCGCCCTGTGACCCAACGATCAACCTCAAAGGATGTCCTTCCGAGCTCATCGCCTGTGCTACCTGCGGTCAAAATTTTCAAACTAAAGAAGCATGGAGAAGACATCTTGAGTCTAAG CTGTCATCATCTACTGCTGGTGGTCACAGCATCACGCAGAGCTATCAGCGGATCGTGTGTTTTGCCTGTCCTGCCTGCTACTTCCTCTTCAACCTCCGAGATGAGTGTCTTAAGCACATGTCAGCCAAAAACCACTTCACAGAGTCACTGGCCATGAATG aAACCAGAGGAAGAGCACTGCCAGTTCCCATCCCACAATATGTGAAGAATCGTCTCATCGCCCTGTGCAAGGATGTGACGTTCAATGTCCGATGCTCTTTATGTCACAAAGTGCTGATCTCGCATCAGGCAGCTCAAGCTCACTTTAA tgtgcACTGCAGACATGGCTGTGCAGTGGCCAAAGCTGATAAAACAGTAGTGCAGGTAATGAAAGAGCTGCAAGTGCAAGGTCAGTGCTCCCTCTGCTGCAAAATCTTCCTCAGCCAAGCTGAAATTGAGAGACACAAAGAATGCACCCAGCATGATGTGGAGGTCAACCAAACAATGGAGAAAGCAGTCCTCCAGTACTGCAGGTTTAGTGAAATTCAACACACCCAGAGGGCTATAGAGGCACCGGGCAGGAGACAGTCTGAAATGTCTTTTCAACAAAGAAACAAGAAGAGGAGCCGCTGTGAAGAATTTCCAGCCAAACGGCAGAGACTAAGCTTGAGCGTGAATGGTAGCACTAGCAGAAATGTAGCAACAGCATGGTGCTGCGAGTGTGGCGTGCAGTTCTCAGAGGAGGCTGCAGCCAGGAATCATCTATTGGCTGTGAACCAGGTTTTCCATCAGTGTGGCGTGTGTGGCAAACTCATGGGAGAGTCCTCAATAACCCGCCTGCATATGAGTCGCTTTCACGGGGGAGCTCATCTCTccaacttcctcttcttctgccgCAAGTGCAACGTGGAAATGCCTCGGTACGAAGACATCCTGTCGCACGTATCCGAAGCTCACAGCGGACACACCTACTACACTGAACAAGAAGTGCCCGAGGAGCTTGCCATGGTCATCGATGACAAGCCGTCCACCAGCAAAGAAGGCACCCGACGTTCATCCTCCACGAAATCCGCACTCCAGCAGGACATAGTAGAGATGTCTACTTCAAAAGCAGAGGAGACTTGGATGTGCAGGATGTGCGAGGACACCTTTGACTCAGAGGCAGACGTCCACAAACACTGCAGTGACGTGAGCAGTCACAGCTATCAGAGGTTCATCTGCGGACACTGCCCTCAGAAGTTCTTTAAAGAGTCCACGGTGCGTAGACATTGCATGAACGAGCATGACGGGCAGATAAAGAGCTCCCACTTCTGCGGACTCTGCGACAGCATGCAGTTTGAATCCGAGGGCAAGTTCTTGGAGCACTATAAGAGTCTTCACAGTAAGGACTACTACTGCATGGATGATGTTGAAGTTGTTCAGCCTGCTGTTGCTGCAGGGACCAGTCAGCCTTCGTGCCCGTGCATGGGTTCAGAGAAGAGCAAAGAGGACATGAAAGCTACATACACGCAATGCATGAGGGATCTGGCCACGGAAGGGAAatgtcagtatgtgtgtgctcCTTGTGGCATATCTCTGCCTTCCTACGCACATATGAAGACTCACGTCCACACAAAGCACGCCGCTTTGAAACTGGACAAGACCTTCGACGTAGAATGCAACGCATGCCAGGAGAGGTTTACAGATGTGCCAAGTTTCCATAAACACCATCATTCCCAACACTGCACGCTGGAGCCTTGCAGGAGCTCCAGGACCTGCGGTAAAGACATGAAATCAGAGCCCACTGCTGTCAAGATAGTCAATGCTGTGGAGATCAAACCAGAAGACGCCAATG AGATTGAAGATGAAACACTGGTGTTTTTCAACATGGATCAGGCAAATGAAGAGAGTGAAGCACCTGAAA acgATTCAGAGGAGGAGATGAACCATTCACCTTCTTTCAGTGCAGAAGAAGCAAGAGAGTCTGCAG AGTTGGAGGAAGCTCTTAAAAGAAGTCTTCTGGAGTTTTAA